tatttacaaattgtATTGCTCATTTCTCAACTTAACAGATCCTTGCAATGACGCCGTAGTCATTTTAACAACTATAGATGCTTTCAAAACCGTTTTAGATGATTGGAATTTTTCTGAGaattcatttctttctatcaaagaaaatttgtttgtccatgttctttctttgtttaaagCGTTTGAATCAGTCGATGCTAGGACTTCCATCTTGTCTTTACTTGGTACTTTATTGGCAAGGGCCGGAGAACATGTTGCTCCCATGGAAAGTACCATTGCTTCTCTCCTTTCTCAATTATGGGATGGTTGGAAAAAGGAACCGCTGCTGCGAGCACGAGTTTTGGCAGTTATGCACCAATTCGTCAATGTAAGTGTTTGGCTATATACAACAGACTGTTTTCTTATACTAATTTCTAGGCGATCAAAGCAAaatcttttgaattttcaacttttttatatacGGTAATAGAATATTGTGTAAATCCGGAATCTCCAGAGCATGTTATTTTCGAAGCGGATGCAATGGAATTGTGGAGCACCTTTCTCATGTACATACAAAAATTGCCAGAAACTTTTACCCTACTTATCCCTCATTTATTGTACCATCTTTCACAGGCCACGTCTACCCTTCCATTCGTTCTAATGATAGTAAGCAGTTATCAACTTTTAGACAATACCGTTTTGATGAAGGATTACTCATTTACcatatttgaaaagttgAACGACTTATTAGACGATGTAAAAAACGAAACTTTGCAAGCACTATGTAAAACTGTATGTCTACTCATTGAAACTACTCCGATGGATATGATTTACGAATCATTGCTGAACAGTTCACTTCTGTCGAGGCTCCTACTCTCCATTGCAACAAATGATAAACACCCTCAGGTGTTGattgaatatttattgGTGGTGTCACGCATCTCATTGCGCGAGCCGGAATTAATATTGAAGGTTTGTCAAACGAAAAATATCAACATAGCTATGCTTATCGGCAACtggattttattaaacgaCCACATAAACCACTCGAAAGATCGAAAACTGAACACACTCGCCCTCAGCTCTCTGCTGCGAACAAATCATCCCGACGTTTTGGCAGTGTTGGATTCTATCATGAATTTATGGTTCAGCGTTTTGAGTGAGGTGGAAGAGGATGCGAATGGAGATGCAACGATTTACTATAAAAATGATGACTACTCGGCTGTTGGGTTTTATCTCGATGAAACCTCAGAAGAAATGACTCGACGAAAGCAGGTAAGTGAATGAGAGGCTAGAAATATGTTTATTgtgtaaatgaaaaagttttatttgtttgcttttgttttattaatactaacttttattttagctGCTTTTAAAGGATCCCGTTCATAGTGTTAACTCTCgctcattttttatttctgtATTTATGTTTTGCAGAGACGCTAATGGTGGAATGGAGAATTTTCAAAACCAATATTTATCGACGGTCAACCCAGCGTTGTTAGAACAGTTTCAATCCATGCTAtaggaaaaaagaagcagtAAAAACAACATCATATTTCatgataaaaaagttgGTGTTAATTTGTATATCTAAATTAAGCCAGTTGCTACGATTTTTGTTATACTGATTAAAATCCCAATTCAAGCTAACATGATGGATGGGAAATTTGGTTGAACTGCGGTTCAGAAGGAACAAAACTTACCTTTAAAAACccttctaaaaaatttcctatGCGATTTCTTTAGCTGTCGCACGCTTTTTTCACTTATTCTAATACGACTCTGCCTTTCCTATCCGCCAATATCGTCTTAGCCAGTATATCCAAATTATAAGTATAAACATGAATACAGTAATAAGAGAACTGTTCATTCTTAGGTAGGCCTTTCTTATATAAACATATTCAGGTAAAATCAACATTAACTTTATATTCATTATGACTATTGAAGAAGCGATTCCTCAGCCTGTGCAAGCTGTCAGCTATATTTCCAAAGATTGGAATGATAACGTAATAAAACACAGTGATACGAAAAGAAACCATAGTAAAGAGGAATCATTGTAGAGAATCTCAGTAAAGTATGGAATCGCtataaagagaaaattgaaCAGAGGAAAATCGCAGCAAAGAGATATGGTAGTACAAACAATCCATGCCTTATACAAAAGGTAAAGGTAATTCGACAGTacaatgatattttttaaaaaaaacatgttCTTTCTACTACAATTATTTGGCTTGTCACTTGAGGCAAAGACGGCGAAGCGTTTATCCATGATGATAAACAAGCTCGCCATCTCTATACTTAAGGGCTTGCATTGTATGGAAAGGGCGCAATTGCCGTGCCCTATAAGAAGaacttttgatttttcaaatgaatTTTAGATCTTGAAGTCAGGCGACAACAGCCAAAACATCATCTCATCTCATTCATTCAACAATGAGGAATGGGCGATTTTTCATCCAGCGTTTTTATCAGGTCAATTGCGTCGATCTCATTGTACACCAAGATGATGGATATGTAATGAAGCCAGCCAGTCGGcttatgaaaattttgctAATTATAAGAAATCAATTGCAAGTAACAGAAATGAGATGGATCGCTGCATCAACAAGGATAATGAGATAGACAGATAAAgtttgttgaaaattttcacGACAGAAGAAAATCACTCAACTAATCAACTCAAAATGGAATAACATGGAAATTTATTTCGCCAAACAGTGCAGAAGCCACTCAAAAGTGAAATGAGCAATGGAGGGGAGGAAGGAAAGATTGGTTGATTTGCTGTATCAGATGAAATTCATGGgtgaatgaaaaagaaaaaaaggtttgCAAGAGGATGGATGAGtgagattgaaaaaatattagatCTCGAATAAATTCTTTCTATCCATCTTTCATAGTATACAATCGAAAACAAGATAGAACACATCCATGCCATCCATACttctatctttttttttctttctctctctctctctccCCCCCTAGCATTCCTCCAACAACCTCTTTATAAACGATATCCTCTTCTCTTCCCTTCCTACACCAATATCCTCCTATTTTGTCTCTGATGTCATGCTGACCTCCACCCACTTTACACTTTTACCTCGCCATTGCACCGTGTCGCTTACCGCAAAACCTCATCGAGTCATGGATGCGCAAC
Above is a genomic segment from Schizosaccharomyces pombe strain 972h- genome assembly, chromosome: III containing:
- the mug150 gene encoding protein mug150 gives rise to the protein MASLFIIMDKRFAVFASSDKPNNCSRKNMFFLKNIIVLSNYLYLLYKAWIVCTTISLCCDFPLFNFLFIAIPYFTEILYNDSSLLWFLFVSLCFITLSFQSLEI